A genomic segment from Methanomicrobium sp. W14 encodes:
- a CDS encoding radical SAM protein, protein MTQCAFCENRCSIPEGESGICKMYTNFCGEIKERFPDMWMNMMPISIETMPILHWHPRSKILQISTIGCNFSCEGCVSEIFCRDTKDLSVSMKKASAEEIVQKAVDEGCIGISFCLNEPSVSLPSFKKVAVLAKQKGLFAGCSTNGYFTEESANEILPYLDFVNLGLKGSSDERYRECRALKGSVPPFRNLGAFYNSGVHCETSIMYIRGFEDEVFKAAERVAAISREIPFQVMRFIPFGDCDISMEPSISEAEDLCAKLSEKLDYVYLFNTPGTKWLNTKCPGCGKVLFSREFHGPMGAKTLSYQKNPGKCSFCGASISIKGETSEEMFEESGMLGGYRPTRALEMVHAIAVCLGDLSDDKKEQLFRDVTKQEFIGSIHEKINGIDTYFDLIADIAERAGKEDEGRALTDYLKEKTDFISEKSKNAPKKRVYYCMGTPLFALNAGRFEIDLVECAGGIGVNRSIEREGKPGVNITPEEFRELSPGIILVSGLFSSSQKDYLRLCSENGLEAKAVFENRIYTITPGWDFGSPRWVLGLMEIANILHPEIFSFDMKKESSEFFKKFYGIDYNQVHPNRSFFSPTGKKHIKGLSNESA, encoded by the coding sequence ATGACGCAATGCGCATTTTGTGAGAACAGGTGCAGCATCCCCGAAGGAGAATCGGGGATCTGCAAAATGTACACAAATTTTTGCGGCGAAATAAAAGAGCGTTTTCCCGACATGTGGATGAACATGATGCCTATATCAATCGAGACCATGCCTATCCTTCACTGGCACCCGCGCTCGAAGATTCTCCAGATAAGCACAATCGGGTGTAACTTTTCATGTGAAGGCTGCGTATCCGAGATCTTCTGCAGGGACACAAAGGACCTGTCGGTATCGATGAAAAAGGCGTCAGCAGAAGAAATAGTGCAAAAGGCTGTCGATGAAGGTTGCATAGGCATCTCGTTCTGCCTAAACGAGCCATCGGTTTCCCTGCCGTCGTTTAAGAAGGTGGCAGTCCTTGCAAAACAAAAAGGCCTTTTTGCGGGCTGTTCGACAAACGGCTACTTTACTGAAGAATCAGCAAATGAAATCCTGCCGTACCTTGATTTCGTAAATCTCGGGCTTAAAGGGTCATCGGATGAAAGGTACAGAGAGTGCAGGGCGCTTAAAGGCTCGGTGCCCCCGTTCAGAAATCTCGGGGCTTTCTACAATTCAGGCGTCCACTGCGAGACCTCCATAATGTATATAAGGGGCTTTGAGGACGAGGTTTTCAAAGCCGCCGAAAGGGTTGCTGCCATTTCCAGGGAAATCCCGTTTCAGGTGATGCGTTTTATCCCGTTCGGGGACTGCGACATATCAATGGAGCCCTCCATAAGCGAGGCTGAAGATTTGTGCGCCAAACTTTCCGAAAAACTGGACTACGTCTACCTTTTCAATACCCCCGGAACGAAATGGCTGAACACAAAATGCCCCGGATGCGGCAAAGTGCTCTTTTCGCGTGAGTTTCACGGTCCTATGGGTGCAAAGACGCTGTCATACCAGAAGAACCCTGGTAAATGCAGTTTTTGCGGCGCTTCAATTTCAATAAAAGGAGAGACTTCTGAAGAGATGTTCGAGGAATCAGGGATGCTCGGCGGCTACAGGCCCACACGTGCACTTGAGATGGTGCATGCAATTGCTGTCTGCCTCGGAGACTTAAGCGACGACAAAAAAGAGCAGCTGTTCAGGGACGTAACAAAACAGGAGTTTATCGGCAGTATTCACGAAAAGATAAACGGCATTGACACTTACTTTGACCTGATAGCCGATATCGCAGAAAGAGCGGGCAAAGAGGACGAGGGAAGAGCTCTCACGGACTACCTGAAGGAAAAAACCGACTTCATATCGGAAAAATCAAAAAACGCCCCAAAAAAACGTGTATACTACTGCATGGGAACACCTCTTTTTGCACTCAACGCCGGAAGGTTTGAAATAGACCTCGTTGAATGTGCAGGCGGAATCGGAGTAAACAGGTCAATAGAACGCGAGGGAAAGCCCGGAGTAAACATCACACCTGAAGAGTTCAGAGAACTCAGCCCCGGGATAATACTTGTCTCAGGCCTTTTCTCGTCGTCACAGAAGGATTATCTCAGGCTGTGCAGTGAAAACGGACTTGAGGCGAAAGCAGTTTTTGAAAACAGAATTTACACGATTACACCGGGATGGGACTTCGGAAGTCCGAGGTGGGTCCTCGGTTTAATGGAGATTGCAAATATACTTCACCCGGAAATATTTTCGTTTGACATGAAAAAAGAGAGTTCTGAATTTTTTAAAAAGTTCTATGGCATTGACTACAACCAGGTCCACCCGAACAGGTCGTTTTTTTCACCGACAGGAAAAAAGCACATTAAGGGATTATCTAACGAAAGTGCCTAA
- a CDS encoding PepSY domain-containing protein translates to MKKSKYNQYFPVFLLIIASVLISGCTSADGNTPATETPNVEPTEEQGYSGHAGNSSMKVFWPQTESEVSLPSYSDEEKQSLIEEAKKEILRLFPYVAEESIDRANISWKTQSYNSYRSPSIIFEDIFESYPGENRYVEVDYDPERKMVSAYLPHRGIVLPNSNESFVSDEEAKERALDFYKKALGDEYRYHENDFITTDKDDPWEGIIPDTLYVRISTRYKGVVYSLDQTWVDYDLKHDKVETYVNSQGSHDIMSQVTTLSPEPDITIDEARQILENYLKDKNGGENVSIEYCPRYEYEEFPNLLWDDALVKDIDVEDGYMRSPFKLVWELPFITPDNNRMHYMTIDAHTGEIILFESF, encoded by the coding sequence ATGAAAAAATCAAAGTACAACCAATATTTTCCGGTATTTTTGCTGATTATAGCTTCAGTTTTAATTTCCGGGTGCACATCCGCTGACGGTAATACTCCTGCAACGGAAACACCAAATGTTGAGCCAACAGAAGAACAAGGTTATTCCGGTCATGCAGGAAATTCGTCTATGAAAGTTTTCTGGCCTCAGACAGAGAGTGAGGTTTCTTTACCTTCTTATAGTGATGAAGAAAAACAGTCACTTATTGAAGAGGCAAAAAAGGAAATATTAAGACTTTTTCCTTACGTTGCAGAGGAAAGTATTGACAGAGCTAACATTTCCTGGAAAACGCAGTCCTATAACAGCTACAGGTCACCTTCTATAATCTTTGAAGACATTTTTGAGTCTTATCCTGGAGAAAACAGATATGTTGAAGTCGATTATGACCCGGAAAGGAAGATGGTCAGCGCCTATCTGCCGCACAGGGGAATAGTTCTCCCGAATAGTAATGAATCTTTTGTTTCAGATGAAGAAGCAAAAGAGAGAGCACTGGATTTCTACAAAAAAGCCCTGGGAGACGAGTACAGGTACCATGAAAACGACTTTATCACCACAGACAAAGACGATCCGTGGGAAGGGATAATTCCTGATACATTGTATGTAAGAATTTCCACAAGGTACAAAGGAGTTGTTTATTCCCTGGACCAGACATGGGTGGATTATGATCTTAAGCATGACAAGGTTGAGACCTATGTCAACAGTCAGGGAAGCCATGACATCATGTCTCAGGTAACTACGCTGTCTCCCGAACCGGATATCACTATTGATGAAGCCAGACAGATTCTTGAAAATTACCTTAAGGACAAAAACGGCGGTGAAAATGTTTCTATTGAATACTGCCCGCGTTACGAGTATGAAGAGTTTCCCAACCTTCTCTGGGACGATGCTTTAGTAAAAGATATTGATGTTGAAGACGGGTATATGAGAAGTCCTTTTAAACTAGTATGGGAACTCCCTTTTATTACCCCGGATAACAACAGGATGCATTACATGACAATTGACGCACATACCGGTGAAATCATACTTTTTGAAAGTTTTTGA
- a CDS encoding MFS transporter, whose translation MLSSMLILMGGAAVAPSLPLISDSYPEASEWMISMIITLPSLSVAFSGFIIGVLADRIGRLPVLVSSLAIFTLAGTSGFYLHSLEAILIGRFILGIGIAGIATGTTALITDYYKGMTKTRVLGYQGAAMGVGILVLETSGGLLAGISWRISFLIYLIGLFIMAGVLLTMKEPERAQTPVCDINKDKAGSKHSGNPECEFIPYSTIIMIYMTLFLTMLMFFLMPTKFPYFMSELAATTGLTESGGIFANASLVSGLFLGLMGCASSIIGVIYWRIAAKMHRMSILVLSYFMYGSAFIILGYSSSLAVAGIAVILAGIGSGLVNPTILNWLTFVTPQHVMGKIMGGFSVALNLGQFVSALIVVPILAAVGTYGNMFIAYSGLSIFLGVLYLIGYLKMKVAVRLSSADKCN comes from the coding sequence ATGCTGTCATCAATGCTAATCCTTATGGGTGGTGCGGCAGTTGCGCCTTCTCTTCCGCTTATAAGCGACTCGTATCCTGAAGCTTCGGAATGGATGATCTCGATGATAATAACCCTTCCGTCTCTTTCGGTTGCGTTTTCAGGATTTATAATAGGAGTCCTTGCGGACAGGATAGGGAGGCTTCCGGTTCTTGTCAGTTCCCTCGCAATATTTACCCTTGCAGGAACGTCCGGGTTTTACCTTCATTCGCTTGAGGCAATACTTATAGGAAGATTTATCCTTGGTATAGGAATTGCAGGAATTGCAACAGGGACAACGGCTCTTATAACCGATTATTACAAGGGTATGACTAAGACCCGCGTTCTCGGATATCAGGGAGCTGCAATGGGAGTCGGAATCCTTGTACTTGAAACAAGCGGCGGTCTTCTTGCAGGTATTTCCTGGAGGATATCTTTTCTGATATACCTTATCGGGCTTTTCATAATGGCCGGAGTTCTTCTGACGATGAAAGAACCGGAAAGGGCACAGACACCTGTCTGCGACATTAATAAGGATAAGGCAGGTTCAAAGCATTCAGGTAACCCGGAGTGCGAGTTTATCCCGTACTCCACGATTATAATGATATATATGACCCTGTTTCTGACAATGCTGATGTTCTTTCTGATGCCGACGAAGTTCCCGTATTTTATGTCTGAACTTGCGGCAACAACAGGTCTTACGGAATCAGGCGGAATCTTTGCGAACGCTTCCCTTGTAAGCGGTCTGTTCCTTGGTCTTATGGGATGTGCCTCATCAATTATAGGCGTCATATACTGGAGAATCGCAGCGAAAATGCACAGGATGTCAATTCTTGTGTTATCGTATTTCATGTACGGCTCTGCCTTTATAATTCTCGGGTATTCCAGTTCGCTTGCTGTTGCGGGAATTGCAGTAATTCTTGCAGGTATAGGAAGCGGACTCGTCAATCCTACAATATTAAACTGGCTGACATTTGTGACCCCCCAGCATGTGATGGGCAAAATTATGGGAGGGTTCTCGGTGGCCCTGAACCTGGGGCAGTTTGTGTCTGCACTGATAGTAGTTCCTATTCTTGCTGCGGTAGGGACTTACGGCAACATGTTTATCGCATACAGCGGTCTGTCGATATTCCTCGGTGTCCTCTATCTTATAGGTTACCTGAAAATGAAGGTGGCAGTCAGGCTCTCTTCTGCCGATAAATGCAACTGA
- a CDS encoding TrmB family transcriptional regulator has translation MFDESLIEDLKKTGMSEYEAKTYTILIALRVASAREIHEITKIPRGRVYETLSSLTEKRFIVSSPGNPARYSAIDLTKTFDRLKRETGGFFDSISSRLQTLEKERPDMVLKAYDLRTEWSIEKQIRLIFARAKCEMIILCNDPIFLERCSEDIIRTQKRIRVYTIVSDEKFAELTPGKCYIGDKDIKTSFFDLPEGVSDNGIIKLIIYADRHESLLVFENEDNLEGVYLSNDIHAVYLSKTLLKNIREIEKPKPDNSE, from the coding sequence GTGTTTGACGAATCACTGATAGAAGACCTGAAAAAAACCGGTATGAGCGAGTATGAGGCAAAGACGTACACTATTCTTATTGCACTCAGGGTGGCAAGCGCACGTGAAATTCATGAAATAACAAAAATACCGCGCGGAAGAGTCTATGAAACACTCTCATCCCTGACCGAAAAAAGGTTTATTGTCTCATCGCCCGGAAACCCCGCACGCTACAGTGCAATCGACCTTACTAAGACTTTTGACAGACTCAAACGCGAAACTGGGGGGTTTTTTGACAGTATAAGCTCGCGACTTCAGACCCTTGAGAAGGAAAGGCCCGACATGGTATTAAAGGCATATGACCTGAGAACCGAATGGTCCATTGAAAAACAGATCCGCCTGATTTTTGCGAGGGCAAAATGCGAGATGATAATCCTGTGCAATGATCCTATATTCCTTGAAAGATGCTCTGAAGACATAATACGCACACAGAAACGCATCAGGGTGTACACTATAGTAAGCGACGAAAAATTCGCAGAACTTACACCCGGAAAATGTTACATAGGGGATAAGGACATTAAAACTTCATTCTTTGACCTGCCAGAAGGAGTTTCGGACAACGGAATAATAAAACTCATAATCTATGCAGACAGGCACGAATCACTCCTTGTTTTTGAAAATGAAGACAACCTCGAGGGTGTATACCTTTCAAACGACATCCACGCTGTTTACCTTTCAAAAACACTGCTCAAAAACATCAGGGAAATAGAGAAACCAAAACCCGATAATTCAGAATAA
- a CDS encoding formylmethanofuran dehydrogenase subunit A produces MSGIILKNAFVIDPLNNVHGEVMDIPVLDGKIVESAGPNPGVIDLKGRLTLPGGIDSHTHICGTKVNFGRYMSPEDMRAGREKACPNMHAVSGYSVPTVYANTYRYSAMGYTTLLEGAMAPMGARHTHEEFRRMTLQDTMANTLFDGNWSVMEAVHDKDLKKAAAVVAWTISAAKGFGLKLTNPGGTEAWGFGGNVSCIHEKVPHFDVTPAEIIDYMIRANELLKMPHSVHLHCNNLGKPGNYKCTLETMNRTPDLNKNRQTLYLTHVQFHSYGGSSWKDFCSKSDDIAWMVNRKPQLAIDMGQVMFGKTTTMTADGPMEFNLYRLYHNKWSNHDVELETGSGVIPVYYSRKNLVNSIMWAIGLELALQVKNPLQCMLTTDNPNGAPFVKYPKIMALLMSKKYRDSEFARVHPDTEKRVLLHTLDRELDWYEIAVMTRSAQAKALGIVPLGKGHLGVGADADIAVYPIKVNETDPSVEYDKVIKAFSKTDYTIKKGLVVSKEGKCLVNGRNTTLWVKPEVPDEYNIEHDPEFLKKFERYYTVKLSNYPVRESFLHDNYCIKTKPDF; encoded by the coding sequence ATGAGCGGAATAATACTGAAAAACGCCTTTGTCATCGACCCCCTGAACAACGTTCACGGGGAGGTTATGGATATCCCTGTCCTGGACGGAAAAATCGTTGAATCTGCCGGTCCCAATCCCGGTGTCATAGACCTCAAAGGCAGGCTTACGCTTCCGGGAGGCATCGATTCGCATACTCATATCTGCGGGACGAAGGTGAACTTCGGGAGGTACATGAGCCCGGAAGATATGAGGGCAGGAAGGGAGAAGGCCTGCCCGAATATGCATGCGGTCTCCGGGTACAGCGTTCCGACGGTATATGCGAACACCTATCGCTACAGTGCTATGGGGTATACCACCCTTCTTGAAGGTGCAATGGCCCCGATGGGTGCACGCCACACCCATGAAGAGTTCCGACGGATGACTCTTCAGGACACGATGGCAAACACTCTTTTCGACGGCAACTGGTCTGTGATGGAGGCGGTTCATGATAAGGACTTAAAAAAGGCTGCGGCAGTTGTCGCGTGGACAATCTCAGCCGCAAAAGGGTTCGGGCTGAAACTTACGAACCCGGGGGGGACCGAAGCCTGGGGCTTTGGCGGAAACGTATCCTGCATTCATGAAAAGGTCCCGCATTTCGACGTGACTCCGGCAGAGATTATCGACTACATGATACGTGCCAACGAACTTTTGAAAATGCCCCATTCGGTTCACCTCCACTGCAACAACCTAGGAAAACCTGGCAACTACAAGTGCACGCTTGAGACGATGAACAGGACTCCTGACCTCAACAAAAACCGCCAGACCCTCTATCTTACACATGTGCAGTTCCACTCCTACGGGGGTTCTTCATGGAAAGATTTCTGCTCAAAATCCGACGATATCGCATGGATGGTAAACCGTAAACCGCAGCTTGCAATAGACATGGGGCAGGTGATGTTCGGAAAAACCACGACGATGACTGCGGACGGGCCGATGGAGTTCAATCTCTACAGGCTGTATCACAACAAATGGAGCAATCATGACGTCGAGCTTGAGACAGGTTCTGGTGTAATCCCTGTATATTACAGCCGCAAAAACCTTGTGAATTCGATTATGTGGGCTATAGGACTTGAACTTGCACTCCAGGTCAAAAACCCGTTGCAGTGCATGCTTACAACCGACAACCCCAACGGTGCACCATTTGTAAAGTATCCCAAGATTATGGCACTTCTGATGAGCAAAAAGTACAGGGACTCTGAGTTCGCACGTGTCCATCCTGATACGGAGAAGCGTGTCCTTCTGCATACGCTTGACCGGGAGCTTGACTGGTACGAGATAGCCGTTATGACGCGTTCTGCGCAGGCGAAGGCTCTCGGGATAGTTCCGCTTGGGAAAGGTCACCTCGGCGTCGGTGCTGATGCGGACATTGCGGTATATCCTATAAAGGTTAATGAAACCGACCCGTCTGTTGAGTATGACAAGGTAATCAAAGCTTTTTCAAAGACTGATTATACGATAAAAAAAGGTCTTGTGGTTTCAAAGGAAGGCAAGTGCCTTGTGAACGGCAGGAATACTACTTTGTGGGTGAAGCCCGAGGTCCCGGACGAATACAACATAGAGCACGACCCGGAGTTTTTAAAGAAGTTCGAGCGGTATTATACGGTAAAGCTGAGCAACTACCCGGTCCGGGAAAGTTTTCTCCACGATAACTACTGCATAAAAACAAAACCGGATTTCTGA
- a CDS encoding formylmethanofuran dehydrogenase subunit B — translation MKLLMTSGRTIRQGEQLYYKDQPSYAAQTSLCYINPVDLAFIGVEEGDLVRIKSVEGETVFKTVSTTDVRRGMVFIPCGPHANFIIHSKTHGTGAPDYKWLDVDVVPAENGDRILSAWEILEAEGGLRYNNTDPGCPTKSENGDCVINDVVCPLCGCLCDDITLTIKNNEITGVDNGCALSSGKFLAKHRLKQPIMRTGSGWKNITYDEAIRYTADMLLDAQRPLLFGWSGTYGEAQCMGISIAEMISGVIDNCSSICHGPSIMAIQEAGHPGCTLGQIKNRADLIVYWGSNPIESHPRHMSRYSMYADGYFLHDAFRDRKMIVVDIRKTDVAKNADEFIQIKPGGDYAVFSALRAIVRGRADVIPDMVSGVTKEKLVRVADMCMNAKFGVFFTGIGLTESPGKYKNVKNGVELVDELCRHTKFTLTPMRGHWNVYGTNQTFTYMGGYPYAIDFSRGTAFYNPGETSAVDLLVRGEVDACVIIGSDPGAHLPRKCNERLSKIPCVVIDPFPSMSTATANVQIPVAMCGVDCGGTAYRLDAIPLWVKKVMDSPQQNDLEVLTKIRDIIAEAKGK, via the coding sequence TTGAAACTTTTGATGACAAGCGGCCGTACAATAAGGCAGGGAGAACAGCTGTATTACAAGGATCAGCCCTCATATGCGGCCCAGACTTCCCTGTGCTATATCAACCCGGTAGACCTGGCATTTATCGGTGTTGAAGAGGGGGACCTTGTGCGTATAAAAAGTGTCGAGGGGGAGACCGTTTTTAAGACTGTCTCGACGACAGATGTAAGGCGTGGAATGGTTTTTATTCCGTGCGGTCCTCATGCCAATTTTATTATTCACTCAAAGACGCACGGGACAGGTGCCCCTGACTACAAATGGCTTGACGTTGATGTAGTCCCGGCTGAAAACGGGGACAGAATTCTTTCGGCATGGGAAATTCTTGAGGCTGAAGGGGGTCTCAGATATAACAACACTGACCCCGGCTGCCCCACGAAGTCAGAGAATGGCGACTGCGTAATAAATGATGTCGTCTGCCCTTTATGCGGGTGCCTGTGCGATGATATCACGCTGACGATAAAAAACAACGAGATAACAGGCGTCGACAACGGATGTGCACTTTCAAGCGGGAAATTCCTTGCAAAGCACAGGCTGAAGCAGCCGATTATGAGGACCGGTTCAGGCTGGAAGAACATCACTTATGACGAGGCCATCCGTTACACTGCCGATATGCTTCTTGATGCCCAAAGGCCGCTTCTTTTCGGCTGGTCGGGGACCTACGGGGAAGCACAGTGCATGGGAATCTCAATTGCGGAGATGATAAGCGGAGTAATAGACAACTGCTCTTCCATATGCCACGGCCCTTCAATTATGGCTATACAGGAGGCCGGACACCCCGGATGCACACTCGGGCAGATAAAGAACAGGGCGGATCTTATCGTTTACTGGGGGTCAAACCCGATTGAGTCGCATCCCCGTCATATGAGCAGGTATTCCATGTATGCCGACGGGTATTTCCTGCACGACGCCTTCCGCGACAGAAAGATGATTGTCGTTGATATCAGGAAGACCGATGTAGCAAAGAACGCCGACGAATTCATCCAGATAAAGCCCGGTGGTGATTATGCCGTGTTTTCGGCACTTCGTGCTATAGTCCGGGGAAGAGCCGACGTAATCCCGGATATGGTGTCCGGCGTTACAAAAGAGAAGCTTGTACGTGTCGCCGATATGTGCATGAATGCAAAGTTCGGTGTGTTTTTTACCGGCATCGGTCTCACCGAGTCGCCGGGCAAGTACAAAAACGTCAAAAACGGAGTAGAACTTGTTGACGAGTTGTGCAGGCATACGAAATTCACACTGACTCCTATGAGGGGACACTGGAACGTCTACGGGACGAACCAGACTTTCACGTATATGGGGGGATACCCTTATGCAATCGATTTTTCAAGGGGAACGGCGTTTTACAACCCCGGGGAGACTTCGGCTGTAGACCTTCTTGTAAGAGGTGAAGTTGATGCATGCGTCATCATAGGAAGCGATCCGGGAGCACACCTGCCGAGAAAGTGCAACGAGAGGCTCTCGAAAATCCCGTGCGTTGTAATAGACCCTTTCCCAAGCATGTCGACTGCTACGGCTAACGTGCAGATACCTGTTGCGATGTGCGGCGTTGACTGCGGGGGGACTGCGTACAGGCTTGATGCAATACCCCTGTGGGTTAAAAAGGTCATGGATTCCCCGCAGCAAAACGACCTTGAGGTTTTGACTAAGATACGGGATATTATCGCGGAGGCGAAAGGGAAATGA
- a CDS encoding proline iminopeptidase-family hydrolase codes for MEYDSSKVKITLAEEDLIEGFIRTTGGQVWFKITGTDKEKTSLLLLHGGPGACSDYFEPLSKLSRERPVIFYDQLGCGNSEKPGDMSLYSVENYVREVGEVRGALELSEVHILGQSWGGGLAAVYAASGKANGIKSLVLSSPLLDTNRWIDDQKSYLSELPGDVRENIRIAEETKDYDSKGYRDAMDLYYSLHLCRLNPWPDILVKSFEKTSAEVYMYMWGPSEFTCTGTLKSFNLSEELKRIEMPVLFICGEYDEAKPSSMEYFRKFVKNSEIVVIKNASHMAHLEKKDEYLGALRRFTGTL; via the coding sequence ATGGAATACGACTCATCAAAGGTTAAAATAACCCTTGCCGAAGAGGACCTGATTGAGGGCTTTATCAGGACGACAGGAGGTCAGGTCTGGTTTAAAATCACCGGAACAGATAAAGAAAAGACTTCTCTTCTTCTGCTTCACGGAGGTCCGGGTGCGTGCAGCGACTATTTTGAACCGCTGTCAAAACTCTCCAGGGAAAGACCGGTTATTTTTTATGATCAGCTTGGATGCGGAAATTCAGAAAAGCCTGGTGATATGTCACTTTATTCAGTTGAAAATTATGTCCGGGAGGTTGGTGAGGTAAGAGGTGCACTGGAGCTTTCTGAGGTGCACATTCTCGGCCAGTCCTGGGGAGGCGGTCTTGCAGCGGTTTATGCGGCTTCAGGAAAAGCGAACGGTATAAAAAGCCTTGTTCTTTCGTCTCCGCTTCTTGATACGAACCGGTGGATAGACGATCAGAAATCCTATCTTTCAGAACTTCCAGGGGACGTCAGGGAAAATATCCGCATTGCAGAAGAGACCAAAGATTATGATTCGAAAGGATACCGGGATGCAATGGATTTGTACTACTCTCTGCACTTATGCAGGCTTAATCCCTGGCCGGATATTCTTGTGAAGTCATTTGAAAAAACTTCGGCAGAAGTTTACATGTACATGTGGGGTCCGAGTGAGTTTACATGCACGGGAACCCTGAAGTCGTTTAACCTGAGCGAAGAATTAAAAAGGATTGAAATGCCTGTTCTTTTTATATGCGGCGAATATGACGAGGCAAAGCCTTCATCAATGGAGTATTTCAGAAAATTCGTAAAAAATTCAGAAATTGTCGTTATTAAAAATGCGTCGCATATGGCTCATCTGGAGAAAAAAGATGAATACCTGGGGGCATTAAGAAGGTTTACGGGGACTCTCTGA
- a CDS encoding class I SAM-dependent methyltransferase, whose translation MMIDISDIDWNFAWNNPGPGHSGNITKCTDRWTDIKRCRRFNESAKEDNYRKSQARINAMDVTRDSVILDVGAGPGTLAVPLSKIARRVTAVEPTPGMLECLRENIRESGIDNIDIVEKRWEDIDPKTDLMPEYDIVVASYSLGFPDLMEALLKMNEVSRKYVYIFWFADMQSPWRKNYAEIWEPLFGVPARKNNPPNIVFNLLNQAGIYANIEVSKEEQITKFRSLDDAVGDQGAGLKLKDDTQYEILRNYLRKKLCREDGGYALKTVSYQSKIWWDKEIQV comes from the coding sequence ATGATGATTGATATATCAGATATAGACTGGAATTTTGCGTGGAATAATCCCGGACCCGGTCACAGTGGAAATATTACAAAGTGCACCGACCGCTGGACAGATATAAAAAGATGCAGGAGGTTTAACGAGTCCGCAAAAGAGGACAATTACAGAAAGTCTCAGGCACGGATAAATGCAATGGACGTTACGCGTGACTCAGTTATTCTTGACGTCGGTGCCGGACCGGGGACGCTTGCAGTGCCTCTCTCAAAAATTGCACGCAGGGTGACTGCTGTTGAACCGACTCCGGGGATGCTTGAATGCCTCAGGGAAAACATACGTGAGTCAGGTATAGACAATATAGACATAGTTGAAAAAAGGTGGGAGGACATAGACCCGAAAACCGACCTTATGCCGGAATATGACATTGTCGTCGCCTCTTATTCACTTGGATTTCCTGACCTTATGGAGGCACTCTTAAAGATGAACGAGGTCTCGCGAAAATACGTCTATATATTCTGGTTTGCCGATATGCAGTCCCCGTGGAGGAAAAATTATGCTGAAATTTGGGAGCCTCTGTTCGGGGTTCCTGCAAGAAAGAATAATCCCCCGAATATCGTATTCAACCTTTTGAACCAGGCTGGAATTTATGCAAATATTGAAGTTTCAAAAGAGGAGCAGATAACGAAATTTCGCTCACTGGATGATGCCGTAGGAGACCAGGGTGCAGGGCTTAAACTGAAAGACGACACCCAGTACGAAATTCTCAGAAATTATCTCCGGAAAAAGCTCTGCCGTGAAGACGGCGGTTATGCATTAAAAACCGTTTCCTACCAGAGCAAAATATGGTGGGATAAGGAAATTCAGGTTTAA